Sequence from the Cucumis sativus cultivar 9930 chromosome 1, Cucumber_9930_V3, whole genome shotgun sequence genome:
CTCTAATATAGTGAATTGTATAGTTTATCTTGACTAATATAGAGAAAATGTTCAATATTTCTGCTGTTAAGTTGGAGAGTTAAGACTATCTGTGCCGTGGCAATCTATGGTTGAGAGTTTACGAcatgatagaatccaaaataaTGTAAAGATGTTCAGCCTTCAGGACAGTAACAACTCAACAGATAGCCTAAACGAAAAAAATTGTAACGAGGAAATAAAATGCGACCTAAATAACATACCAACTGATATCTCTGATTAATGCTTCTCTTTCCTCGAAAGATCTACGCCAATGCATGAGGTCATATTCATCCATTTCAAGATTCCgtcttaattttgtaattttgtagtcctctcctctctcctgTGCTTCTTGTCTTAGTTTATTGTGAACCTGAATCCAAGGAGAAAATTAGATTGagatacattttataaatagcaAGGAATAGGATCAAGTAATAGTGGAAATATGAGAAgcttaataactcaaattcaCAAAAATACTTACTTGACGCTCAGACAAGGCCGCTTCCAAATCAAGTTCTTTGACACTTGTTTTCTAATAATCAAAGAAGATTGCAGGGTTAGTAAATGTTTCGATTGCAAGTGATGCCTAATGtcaaaatagttaaaagaGATTGCTCACCAGAATCTTCTTTGGTAATAAGCTGTTTTTATAACGTACTTTGGTATATTCAATACTGTTTTCTTCATCAAAATCTTCTTCATCAGACAACTCTGAAAGTTTTTTGTCCCTATATTTATCAGGATTCATCTCCCAATCATCCAAAATCATTTGTTCCGCAACGTGTATCTGCCACAGCTGGAACGAggataataaaacaattagtGATTAGAGATTTAAAGAGATACAAAAGGCCCAAGTATCCTAAAAAAGGAGCACGATAAGCAGATTCTTCCAAGTAGTAGTTTGGATTTGGGAGGAAGACAATGGATTGGCATAAGATTTTTGGAAGCGAGTGAGCTGGAAAACAGTCAGCGTAATCAAATAACCTAAGACAGCTAATTATTCACACCATTGAATTTATTCCATCAAGAAATTCTTCTGATTTTTCACGCTTTTCTAAGTAGAATATAAAGATGCACTAAAACAAACACTCTTGCTTCAAGTTCAGCTTGAAAAAGGCATGACTTCAAACCCCAAGAGTTAACCACTAAAAGTTACCTTCTCAACGTATGGATGGTTTGACAATAAGGTTTCATCTTCTGGTTTAATACCCGGATCTTTTCTAGGAATAGGAGGTCTTCCACAATCACGCTGAAAAGAGAGCATTGGATTAGCACAGTGggataacaaacaaaaagattaaTCTTCTTCTAGGACTCATTAGAACTGCTTGTGAGACTCCTGTCCACGAGCAGACTTTTACATGAGTCTTGGAGAATATTATATAGCATAAAAGATTCATGTAAGTTGCTgactttctctctctctgagAGACtataaaatcacaaaaatcagatttgaaCACAATGAATGAGCAAGAAAAAGACATTATACTTCAATTCATAATATATCTTCTTCCAGCACTCCGGAACACAACAAAATATCCAAAACATACAATGTTCTATctcaatattatataaaatcacATATTTCATGGGTAAATAGCACAATATGGAACATCTGACAGAgcccaaaacaaaaatagtacAGGAAACTAAGAAAGCGATGTACTCTGCTATATACAGCCTGATTGAAGggtaaatagcaaaatatggAACATCTGAAGGATTGAAAGGAGCTTACCCGCACTTCATCTGGATTATCGTCCTCATCGCGGTGGAATATTGGTGGGTAGTCAAATCTATTGAAGCTAGAGATAAAAAACACAGCCAACATAATCATAGGTTTGCATAAGagatttatattaaatctAGGACACATCGAAGGAAAATTATCAACAAATCAATTGTAAGTAACAgaatgaataagaaatatcATACAAACATGCATAATCATTATTAAGAATAGTCAGAAGTCAAAATTACATACATTAAGTGATCTATATTAGGATGAACAAAACGCATTTCAATAGGGAATCGAAACCGGTAGGGATCTCGCTTTGcctgaaaagaaaataatagtgATCATAAGAAAATTAGTCTGACACAAATGTGTATTGTTAAACCAATGGGCAAggctttttttcttcttttttaatcccCCAAACAAAAGGTCAACTTACAATCTAACCTTGGGAAATGTCAAgttacaaaaattgaaaaagttcTTATCttataaataagataaaatattgaagGAGTTCATTGtacattttttccttttatgatATGCTATGATATTGATCTGTTCTACCTCATGGtgaagtttttataaaatgtatatatatatatattgaaaaactGCACGCCCAGAAGATGTAAGataagaaaatggaaataaaatttacaaaatgcTACTGAGAGAACACTTACCAGAATCTCTACGATCACAGGCATACCAACTTTTATGTGATGACGAATCCAATACCAATCATTACCTTTTATGGGAACCCACCTGCAATTGTTGTAGGCATGAGTCTAAAGGAAAACATTTACACATTCAAGCAGAATATAAGTCAAACTCCTAGAGACTACCTTTTATTCAAGCTAAAGGATCAAGGAAAAGACTTAATCCCTTCAATAATGATACGTTAAAATCATATGGAGGAAgggataaaaggaaaaagaaaaacgaaaatgaAGTTggtgggaaaaagaaaaaacatagaTAAAAATAACTAACAAAGTGggttaaaattgaaaaactatcAATATGTGTTCCTGTGATGTGGAGTAGAAATCTTTCAATGAGACAACAGAGTTGAGATTGCTCAACTTTTGGTTTCTTACATATTATGAACTAAAACTTCATCAGCATCAAATAATagtgttttattatttaaatgttaacaataaaagttaaataagaAACCAAACTTTCATCGTAAAAAAACGAAATAATGTACTAGGACAAGCAAAAAACCAACTTGCAAAAAGGAGTCCTAACACTGACTCCAAGAACGAATACCTAGCCAAAAGAACGATCAACATAAAAAAGTGGACATACCCATCATATACACCTCCTATATCAACAAAAGCCCCTTGGTAAAGGTGTAAAGTAGTGACTTTTCCTTCACAGATCTGCATGAAAAGTGCCATTATgtcatcttctctttttatgtACATTTAACAACAGATAGTTACTAGTCAGGGGATTGTTTGAACTTTGAGAGACGATTGAGGAGTTCTTCCTCCATCTGTCTTTAACTGAGAAAGGCCGGCTTTTATGAAGTGATAGGGTGTGTGCTTTGTGATGGGATCTTCGGAGTGAGAAATAACAGAGTATTTAGAGATGTGGAGAGGGACCCTTATGAGGTTTGTTCCTTGGTGAGGTTCCATGTCTCTTTGTGCTTCAATTCAACTTCAAAGATCTTTTGTAATTGCTCTTAGGTAACATCTTACTTGGTACtgttttctttacttttttgtgCACTTGGTTTCTTATATGCcctttgtattctttctttcttttctttttccctctcAATGAAAGCAATTGTTTCtataaaaagataaacaacTGATAgctcattttacttttttcttttaaaaaaattgataatagcaaaataaaaaagagttcTTCGACTTAAAGTTGTGTTACTGACTATAGCATAGAGAGGACCTTTGTGCCAACATAAAAAGGACAGGCACAGTCATTATGTCCATAGTTGAATTGAAGAAATAGGGCAGGGAACTTACTTGTCCTGGATAATAAAACGGAAGCTCATACTGCAAAagacaatatataaaaaagaatcaagatCCTAAAGGCTTAAATAAACTTCatcaaacttcaaaacaaacataggCAATTAAAAAAGTCTAACCATGCCTTCTTTATAGTCCTTCCCTCTTTTCCTCCTACCAGGATGATAATCTTGGTCGTACTGTAAAAAGGTATCAGAAGGATGAGATAAGGTGGACGGAACACTCAGtcataacatatttaatttttcgaCATCACTCAACAATTCACCTCCTAAAAACGAGGGAGGGTGGTGACAAACCTTGTAGGACTCCTCTTCCAATCTATCTTTATTCGCAGCAACCCACTCCTTGTACTGTTTCAAAAACACTTTGTATCTGTCCAAGCACAGATCTTCAGTATCCGTCCTCACATCTTTCTCAAGCCGATCCAAGTCCACTCTCACAGCTTGCAATTTGTGCGCGCCCCTAATAAACTCCAGCTCTTCTCTATCAACATCCCATCCCCTCGGAGGCCAGTCCCGTGGAGGAACAACTTGAAGAACCAGCGGCCTAGTCCACGTCGTCTCAAGAGGCTCCGGTATCTCACCTTTAATCTCGCATTGCGTGCGGTAATAGTCATCCTCCGTCAACCCCATTTCCTCCATCTTCTGCTTCCGGTACTTCGGGCTCAAcattttgaaagcttcaataGCTTCAGGCGTCTGAAGCGGCACTTCCTCGCCTTCATTCAAACTCTTCCGCGCAAAATCAGCTTCTGGAGTGAAAACTTCTTCCCAAGGAGCCCAACCACGCTCAACCCAGTTACGCTTACGAGCTTGGTCCTCTGTTTCTTCGTCTTTTGGACCAAATTTCTCGAGGAAGGACTCGTCCACTGGGAACTCGTCTGAGCTGAAGCATTTTACACTGAAGTTGCCTGGAAGAGTAAGCGGTGGACAGAGGAGAGGACGCCATTGAAAGGAAGAATGAGGAGAATTGGAGTTTCGAGAGGTTGGGAGATTGGGGAAGGTGAAGAAATGAGAAGGGTTTAAGAGAGTTTGCATTAGAAAAGATTGTAGTGAGCTTTGCAGCGGGAACGAGATAATAATTTTTCCATTCCATAAGAGGAATGGATGaagttttgtattaaaattttgggaCTTATCTGATCTTATAATATTACGTGAGTTCGGTTGCGGACGTCGATCCTCACCGTCCATTTTATTTCtcccatcattttttttgttttatttttaatcctTTTCAATCTTGTGAAGTAAAATATCTATATttgtaacaaaaaattaaaaaaaatcttgctTGAAATTCATACcttgaattattgaaaaaatgtatttttaagaGATTTGTATTCATTATAAAAGATTACAAAAGGATTGCTGTCTACATTTACGTTAAAGAGAGTGTGCTATATACTCAAACCTAacttaataattaacaatcaAAGCATAATATCCTCAACTAAAAACTGGATTCAAATACTCAATATATGTCTGAACTAAATGTATTTGTAAGAGTTAAAAGTTAGATTCATATAAAACATaactaattttgtaaatatttgttaaaaacaGAGTGCTATAGAGTCGAACCTAACTTAATTAAAGCATGATATTCTCAACTTAAAAATAAGTAAACTCTGTGATGACATCTTAAGTTTAACATATA
This genomic interval carries:
- the LOC101217647 gene encoding protein PLASTID TRANSCRIPTIONALLY ACTIVE 10, producing the protein MQTLLNPSHFFTFPNLPTSRNSNSPHSSFQWRPLLCPPLTLPGNFSVKCFSSDEFPVDESFLEKFGPKDEETEDQARKRNWVERGWAPWEEVFTPEADFARKSLNEGEEVPLQTPEAIEAFKMLSPKYRKQKMEEMGLTEDDYYRTQCEIKGEIPEPLETTWTRPLVLQVVPPRDWPPRGWDVDREELEFIRGAHKLQAVRVDLDRLEKDVRTDTEDLCLDRYKVFLKQYKEWVAANKDRLEEESYKYDQDYHPGRRKRGKDYKEGMYELPFYYPGQICEGKVTTLHLYQGAFVDIGGVYDGWVPIKGNDWYWIRHHIKVGMPVIVEILAKRDPYRFRFPIEMRFVHPNIDHLIFNRFDYPPIFHRDEDDNPDEVRRDCGRPPIPRKDPGIKPEDETLLSNHPYVEKLWQIHVAEQMILDDWEMNPDKYRDKKLSELSDEEDFDEENSIEYTKVRYKNSLLPKKILKTSVKELDLEAALSERQVHNKLRQEAQERGEDYKITKLRRNLEMDEYDLMHWRRSFEEREALIRDISCRQALGLPLEEPGRYVDASYFGKDQYDPSNPLYRYDYWGEPKNSEKSKQERMTDAHNKSIVGKGVVWYEMSYEDAIKEQMEREASPKVAEEDDTDEDDDDDDDFDFSILQDSSVDEFPTQPHVNGTESSRISDEGMFED